The following proteins come from a genomic window of Cydia pomonella isolate Wapato2018A chromosome 28, ilCydPomo1, whole genome shotgun sequence:
- the LOC133532876 gene encoding uncharacterized protein LOC133532876, with protein MMVFASGSGPDSVPAVYLNGSKINVVKRFKYLGHLLTERLQDDDDIERERRALAVRGNMLARRFSKCSKDVKTTLFKAYCLGMYTSQLWITFTQKAMSRIRVQYNDVFRALMQLPRCCSASGMFSDAGVPDFFAVTRSRVASFWRRLRRSDNKILVAVSDDIRSPVFRRWISVHMDQNKK; from the coding sequence ATGATGGTATTCGCGTCGGGTTCTGGGCCGGATAGCGTACCTGCGGTGTATTTAAATGGGTCGAAAATCAATGTTGTTAAGCGGTTCAAGTATTTAGGACATTTGTTGACGGAACGGCTGCAGGACGACGATGATATTGAGCGCGAGCGGAGGGCTCTCGCCGTCAGAGGCAACATGCTCGCTCGACGGTTTTCTAAGTGCAGCAAGGATGTAAAAACCACACTCTTCAAGGCGTACTGTTTAGGCATGTACACCTCCCAGTTGTGGATAACGTTCACGCAGAAGGCAATGAGCAGAATAAGAGTTCAGTACAATGACGTGTTCCGGGCTCTTATGCAGCTGCCGCGGTGCTGCAGCGCGTCGGGCATGTTCTCGGACGCGGGGGTCCCCGACTTTTTCGCGGTAACGAGATCCCGCGTTGCCTCGTTCTGGAGGAGACTGCGTCGTTCCGACAACAAAATACTTGTGGCTGTTTCTGACGATATAAGGAGTCCGGTGTTTAGGCGCTGGATTTCTGTTCACATGGATCAGAACAAAAAATGA